From Candidatus Binatia bacterium, the proteins below share one genomic window:
- a CDS encoding high-affinity nickel-transport family protein, with protein sequence MSPAAPLLLGLALGMRHALDADHLVAMSTIVTRERSIGRAALLGGAWGAGHSLSLFVVGLLVVVFRIPMGPALGAFFERLVGVMLIVLGLASLFVRHRHRHAGAEPEPAPLSRRRPFGVGIVHGLAGSGALAIAVLATISSRAGALLTILLFGVGAIGGMMAITSVMALPARFGAGAWRGASWISVAAALGSVVFGIFYLTVWA encoded by the coding sequence ATGTCTCCCGCCGCCCCGTTGTTGCTCGGACTTGCGCTGGGCATGAGGCACGCGCTGGATGCCGATCACCTCGTCGCGATGAGCACCATCGTCACGCGCGAGCGGAGCATCGGCCGCGCAGCGCTCCTGGGCGGCGCGTGGGGCGCCGGGCACTCGCTCTCGCTCTTCGTCGTCGGCCTCCTCGTCGTCGTCTTCCGGATCCCGATGGGGCCCGCGCTCGGCGCCTTCTTCGAGCGCCTGGTGGGCGTGATGCTGATCGTCCTGGGGCTCGCCTCGCTCTTCGTGCGTCACCGCCACCGCCATGCCGGGGCGGAGCCGGAGCCCGCCCCGCTCTCGCGGCGCCGTCCCTTCGGAGTCGGGATCGTGCACGGGCTCGCCGGCAGCGGAGCGCTCGCGATCGCGGTGCTGGCGACGATCTCCTCGCGCGCGGGGGCGCTCCTCACCATCCTGCTCTTCGGGGTGGGGGCGATCGGCGGCATGATGGCGATCACGAGCGTCATGGCCCTGCCCGCGCGCTTCGGGGCGGGCGCCTGGCGCGGCGCTTCCTGGATCTCGGTCGCCGCGGCCCTCGGGAGTGTGGTGTTCGGGATCTTCTATCTGACGGTATGGGCTTGA
- a CDS encoding cytochrome c: MRGTADAIAAILAAGALIASASGCQKRQPALEYMPNMAYGPRLAAQAEDPLRPGYSVERPPVEGTVPRDLTPYRFAQADTTQAMAALVNPLPRTAEVIGRGQRVYMNTCVVCHGPRGDGQGYIEPLYPQPPLLFSDKVRNWPDARIFHIITRGQNLMPSYASQILPEDRWAVVHYVRALQRAARPLPQDLPAKARAAGAADSTAAAADTTGRSASR, from the coding sequence GTGCGCGGGACCGCCGACGCGATCGCGGCCATCCTGGCGGCCGGCGCCCTGATCGCCTCGGCGAGCGGCTGCCAGAAGCGGCAGCCCGCGCTCGAATACATGCCGAACATGGCCTACGGCCCGCGCCTCGCCGCGCAGGCCGAGGATCCGCTCCGTCCCGGCTACTCGGTGGAGCGGCCGCCGGTGGAGGGGACCGTGCCGCGCGACCTCACGCCCTACCGCTTCGCCCAGGCCGACACGACCCAGGCGATGGCGGCGCTCGTGAATCCCCTGCCGCGTACGGCCGAAGTGATCGGCCGCGGCCAGCGCGTCTACATGAACACCTGCGTCGTCTGCCACGGGCCCCGCGGCGACGGGCAGGGGTACATCGAGCCGCTCTATCCGCAGCCGCCGCTCCTGTTCTCCGACAAGGTGCGGAACTGGCCTGACGCCCGGATCTTCCACATCATCACGCGGGGGCAAAATCTAATGCCGAGCTACGCGAGCCAGATCCTCCCCGAGGATCGCTGGGCGGTCGTGCACTACGTGCGCGCCCTGCAGCGCGCCGCGCGGCCCCTGCCTCAGGACCTGCCCGCGAAGGCCCGCGCCGCCGGCGCCGCGGACTCGACCGCCGCGGCCGCCGACACGACCGGAAGGAGCGCCTCCCGATGA
- a CDS encoding cytochrome c3 family protein: MLLAVGAWAFFDSFTNVGYMPKQPIAFSHKLHAGTRKIPCLYCHSNAERSRHATVPTMNVCMNCHTVVRTDRPAIQQLTALYQADKPVPWIRIHRLPDYVYFSHRWHVAKGFACQKCHGEVQTMDEVRQVSSLKMGWCINCHRQNGASQECNTCHM; this comes from the coding sequence GTGCTCCTGGCCGTCGGCGCCTGGGCGTTCTTCGACTCGTTCACGAACGTGGGCTACATGCCCAAGCAGCCCATCGCCTTCAGCCACAAGCTCCATGCGGGGACGCGGAAGATCCCCTGCCTCTACTGCCACTCGAACGCCGAGCGCTCCCGGCACGCGACCGTGCCGACCATGAACGTCTGCATGAACTGCCACACCGTGGTCCGCACCGACCGTCCGGCGATCCAGCAGCTCACGGCGCTCTATCAGGCGGACAAGCCGGTGCCGTGGATCCGGATCCACCGCCTCCCCGACTACGTCTACTTCAGCCATCGCTGGCACGTGGCCAAGGGGTTCGCCTGCCAGAAATGCCATGGGGAGGTCCAGACGATGGACGAGGTTCGCCAGGTTTCTTCGCTCAAGATGGGGTGGTGCATCAACTGCCACCGCCAGAATGGCGCCTCGCAGGAGTGCAATACATGTCACATGTAG
- a CDS encoding isochorismate synthase, producing MAPSTTRPDSRSLDLRALLSGPDSSAEARHGRSSLVAPVLVGRAEAGGLELPALFEKLRSGGPAFAWFSPEGDVVAGFGAVARFTGSGPGRFQAAKAWLDALALSSRGDGGEAPPLLAVGGFSFTEGAAGSPAGFGDASFFVPAEVWTSGTPGRARWRRADADPDAPPRAPAPLLRPRLPEWSEREWSNGVRAILERIEAGTLEKAVLARAVEIEEPHAIDPARVLESLVPANAACYRFFMRPDSDAAFVGASPERLVARLEREAISDAVAGTAAGAGLLESGKDRSEHAFVVRHIVEALAPLCDGVDAEPEPSLQRHRHLAHLKTRIAGRAREGAHVLDFVERVHPTPAVAGSPRDAALELIRALEPSHRGWYAGAVGWMRGDGLGDFTVGIRSAMIHRHRALLFAGAGIVAGSDPASEWAETEVKLSVVREAIADAGR from the coding sequence GTGGCACCCTCGACGACTCGCCCCGATTCGCGCTCGCTCGACCTGCGGGCGCTGCTGTCCGGTCCGGATTCCTCGGCGGAGGCGCGGCACGGCCGTTCCTCCCTGGTGGCCCCCGTTCTCGTGGGGCGCGCCGAGGCCGGCGGACTCGAGCTGCCGGCTCTCTTCGAGAAGCTCCGCTCCGGCGGCCCCGCGTTCGCCTGGTTCTCCCCCGAGGGGGACGTGGTGGCGGGATTCGGCGCCGTGGCGCGCTTCACCGGCTCGGGGCCGGGACGCTTCCAGGCCGCCAAGGCCTGGCTCGACGCTCTTGCCCTCTCCTCAAGGGGTGACGGAGGCGAAGCGCCTCCCCTGCTCGCGGTCGGCGGGTTCTCCTTCACCGAGGGCGCGGCGGGCTCCCCCGCCGGTTTCGGCGACGCTTCCTTCTTCGTGCCGGCCGAAGTCTGGACCTCGGGAACGCCGGGGCGCGCGCGATGGCGGCGCGCCGACGCCGATCCCGACGCTCCGCCGAGGGCGCCGGCGCCGCTTTTGCGCCCCCGGCTTCCGGAGTGGTCGGAGCGCGAGTGGTCGAACGGCGTGCGCGCGATTCTCGAGCGGATCGAGGCGGGGACCCTGGAGAAGGCCGTGCTCGCGCGCGCCGTCGAGATCGAGGAGCCGCACGCGATCGATCCCGCGCGGGTGCTGGAGAGCCTCGTGCCCGCCAATGCCGCGTGCTACCGGTTCTTCATGCGCCCCGATTCGGATGCCGCGTTCGTCGGCGCGAGCCCGGAGCGGCTGGTCGCGCGCCTGGAGCGCGAGGCGATCTCCGATGCCGTCGCGGGCACCGCGGCCGGAGCGGGGCTGCTCGAATCGGGCAAGGACCGGAGCGAGCACGCCTTCGTGGTGCGCCACATCGTGGAGGCGCTGGCGCCGCTCTGCGACGGCGTGGACGCCGAGCCCGAGCCGTCGCTGCAGCGCCACCGCCATCTCGCGCATCTGAAGACCCGCATCGCCGGACGCGCGAGAGAGGGAGCGCACGTGCTCGATTTCGTGGAGCGGGTGCACCCGACGCCGGCCGTCGCGGGGTCTCCCCGCGATGCGGCGCTGGAGCTGATCCGCGCCCTCGAGCCGAGCCACCGCGGCTGGTACGCGGGCGCCGTCGGCTGGATGCGCGGAGACGGGCTGGGCGACTTCACCGTGGGGATCCGCTCGGCGATGATCCATCGGCATCGGGCGCTACTCTTCGCGGGGGCGGGCATCGTCGCGGGATCCGATCCCGCGTCGGAATGGGCCGAGACCGAAGTGAAGCTCTCGGTGGTGCGGGAGGCGATCGCCGATGCGGGGCGTTGA
- the nrfD gene encoding NrfD/PsrC family molybdoenzyme membrane anchor subunit produces MDPSKSLGDVSAEISAPINTKPGPLWFTFFGISVLLFLGMAATVTYQINKGLGILGINHPVGWGVYITNFVFWIGIGHAGTLISAILHLFRQRWRTAINRSAEAMTIFAVMTAGLFPLIHTGRPWFAYWLVPYPNWRHLWVNFRSPLVWDVFAVSTYLTISLCFWYTGLIPDFATLRDRASGWKRGIYSLLSLGWRGSERHWQHYERAYMMLAGLSTPLVLSVHSVVSFDFATALLPGWHTTIFPPYFVAGAIFSGFAMVVTLLVILRKVFHLEEYVTLHHLENMNKIILATGSMVGYAYATEFFVAMYSGNQYESFTFMNRATGPFAWAYWTMITCNVIIPQLFWFRKLRRSLPVMFVISIFVNVGMWFERFNIIVTSLHRDFLPVNWSYYRPTVFDWMVTAGSFGFFFMWFLLFCRFFPTISIAEVKSVLWNAKKATGRVPASGHAEPKHV; encoded by the coding sequence ATCGATCCGTCGAAGAGCCTCGGGGACGTATCGGCGGAGATCAGCGCGCCGATCAACACGAAGCCGGGACCGCTCTGGTTCACGTTCTTCGGCATCTCGGTGCTCCTCTTCCTGGGCATGGCCGCGACGGTCACCTACCAGATCAACAAGGGGCTCGGGATCCTGGGCATCAATCACCCCGTCGGGTGGGGCGTCTACATCACCAACTTCGTCTTCTGGATCGGCATCGGGCACGCGGGAACGCTGATCTCGGCGATCCTTCACCTGTTCCGGCAGCGCTGGCGCACGGCGATCAACCGCTCCGCCGAAGCGATGACCATCTTCGCGGTCATGACGGCGGGGCTCTTCCCGCTGATCCACACGGGCCGCCCGTGGTTCGCCTACTGGCTCGTGCCGTATCCCAACTGGCGCCACCTCTGGGTGAACTTCCGGTCGCCGCTGGTCTGGGATGTCTTCGCCGTCAGCACCTACCTGACCATCTCGCTCTGCTTCTGGTACACGGGGCTGATCCCGGACTTCGCGACGCTGCGGGACCGGGCCTCCGGCTGGAAGCGCGGGATCTACAGCCTGCTCTCGCTGGGCTGGCGCGGATCGGAGCGGCACTGGCAGCACTACGAGCGCGCCTACATGATGCTCGCCGGCCTCTCGACGCCGCTCGTGCTCTCGGTGCACAGCGTCGTCTCCTTCGACTTCGCGACGGCGCTCCTGCCGGGCTGGCACACGACGATCTTCCCGCCCTACTTCGTGGCGGGGGCGATCTTCTCCGGGTTCGCGATGGTGGTGACGCTGCTCGTGATCCTCCGGAAGGTGTTCCATCTCGAGGAGTACGTCACGCTTCACCACCTCGAGAACATGAACAAGATCATCCTGGCGACCGGGTCGATGGTGGGCTACGCGTACGCCACCGAATTCTTCGTCGCGATGTACAGCGGCAACCAGTACGAGTCGTTCACCTTCATGAACCGCGCGACCGGGCCGTTCGCCTGGGCGTACTGGACGATGATCACCTGCAACGTGATCATCCCGCAGCTCTTCTGGTTCCGGAAGCTGCGGCGGAGCCTGCCGGTGATGTTCGTGATCTCGATCTTCGTCAACGTGGGGATGTGGTTCGAGCGCTTCAACATCATCGTGACGTCGCTGCACCGCGACTTCCTGCCGGTCAACTGGTCCTACTACCGGCCGACCGTCTTCGACTGGATGGTGACGGCCGGCTCGTTCGGGTTCTTCTTCATGTGGTTCCTTCTCTTCTGCCGCTTCTTCCCGACGATCTCGATCGCCGAGGTGAAGTCGGTGCTCTGGAACGCGAAGAAGGCGACGGGGCGCGTCCCCGCCTCCGGCCATGCGGAGCCGAAACATGTTTAA
- a CDS encoding TAT-variant-translocated molybdopterin oxidoreductase, whose amino-acid sequence MSHVDERPPKHWASIEELEGSARVEQLRAQEFVTPSEAPSAPSRRDFLKLAGAGAAFLAAGCARKPVEKILPYVKAPEDMQPGNPVFYASTCGECPTGCGLLVKTREGRPIKLEGNPDHPVNRGALCARGQASVINLYDPDRLRGPVTVDRATGKTSAAGWGPVDKRVTMALRKARDGGGRVVLLTGTVASPSTRALIQDFIAAFPAAEHVAYDAVSNASVARAGEAAYGDRSLPRYRLDRADVLVTLGADPLGTFLDTMEQGRDFAKRRRPESGSMSRVIAVESILTLTGTNADRRVRVRPDQLYPFAMALASRLGAGGASGGGYTAEAVEAAADLPAGIIASIADELAQARGRSLVMADPNAAPAAHAVPLQVAVNVINSALGNDGITVDASRASGTVHGSDEEMLRLVERMRAGEIQALLVYGTNPAYSLPTAVGFADAVKRVPFVASLADRADETARLGDVVAASTHYLESWGDHEPRQGVLSLMQPAIAPLYDVRSFQDSLLSWARYLGRGPLAETAGTYHEYLRERWRTQVYPGTGAAAPFDLFWEGALRTGVLAREENADRAAAGRSPRAGGLGGSLPVAATPENGALTLVLYPSATLGDGRSANNAWLQELPDPVSKICWDNFAAISPHRARQLGVRDYEMKADVVTLDVGHARIDLPVHVQPGLHDDVVAVMLGYGRTGAGTVGDRVGQNAFALAEATGGRVGLAGIPVRVSSTGKTMPIACVQGHQYTEGRPIIYETTLSEYQRDPASGNEGGELLPSMWSRHKYPGHKWGMAIDMNACTGCSACMIACMVENNVPAVGKSVVLKGREMHWLRIDRYYSGPAEDPETVYQPMLCQQCENAPCETVCPVLATVHSSEGLNLQVYNRCVGTRYCSNNCPYKVRRFNWFDYTDKPKSLRLALNPDVTVRTKGIMEKCTFCIQRIRDARERSKVLGTPIQEGDIVTACQQTCPTNAITFGDQNDPKSRVADMARNKRSYHVLADLNTLPSIAYMTKVRNREEESA is encoded by the coding sequence ATGTCACATGTAGACGAGCGGCCCCCCAAACATTGGGCCTCCATCGAGGAGCTCGAGGGTTCGGCCCGCGTGGAGCAGCTCCGCGCGCAGGAGTTCGTGACGCCCTCGGAGGCGCCCTCGGCTCCGTCCCGCCGCGACTTCCTGAAGCTCGCCGGCGCCGGTGCGGCGTTCCTGGCCGCCGGGTGCGCGCGGAAGCCGGTGGAGAAGATCCTCCCCTACGTGAAGGCGCCCGAGGACATGCAGCCGGGGAACCCCGTGTTCTACGCCTCGACGTGCGGCGAATGCCCGACGGGATGCGGCCTTCTCGTGAAGACCCGCGAGGGGCGGCCGATCAAGCTGGAGGGGAACCCGGACCACCCCGTGAACCGCGGCGCCCTCTGCGCCCGCGGACAGGCTTCGGTCATCAACCTGTACGATCCCGACCGGCTGCGCGGCCCCGTGACGGTGGACCGCGCCACCGGGAAGACCTCGGCGGCGGGCTGGGGTCCCGTGGACAAGCGCGTGACGATGGCGCTCCGGAAGGCGCGCGACGGCGGCGGCCGCGTGGTGCTCCTGACCGGCACCGTGGCCAGCCCCTCGACGCGCGCCCTGATCCAGGATTTCATCGCCGCGTTCCCGGCGGCCGAGCACGTCGCGTATGACGCCGTCTCCAACGCCTCGGTCGCGCGGGCCGGCGAGGCCGCCTACGGCGACCGCTCGCTCCCGCGCTACCGCCTCGACCGGGCCGACGTGCTCGTCACGCTCGGCGCCGATCCGCTCGGCACCTTCCTCGACACGATGGAGCAGGGCCGCGACTTCGCCAAGCGGCGCCGTCCCGAGTCGGGCTCGATGTCCCGCGTCATCGCGGTGGAATCGATCCTCACGCTGACCGGCACGAACGCCGACCGGCGCGTGCGCGTCCGGCCCGACCAGCTCTATCCGTTCGCGATGGCGCTGGCTTCGCGCCTGGGGGCGGGGGGAGCCTCCGGTGGCGGGTACACCGCCGAAGCGGTCGAGGCCGCCGCCGACCTTCCCGCCGGCATCATCGCCTCGATCGCCGACGAGCTGGCGCAGGCGCGCGGCCGGAGCCTGGTGATGGCCGATCCGAACGCGGCGCCGGCGGCGCATGCGGTGCCGCTGCAGGTTGCCGTCAACGTGATCAACAGCGCCCTGGGAAACGACGGGATCACCGTGGACGCTTCCCGCGCCTCCGGCACGGTCCATGGATCCGACGAGGAGATGCTCCGGCTGGTCGAGCGGATGCGCGCCGGCGAGATCCAGGCCCTGCTGGTCTACGGGACGAATCCGGCCTACTCGCTTCCGACGGCGGTGGGCTTCGCCGACGCCGTGAAGCGCGTCCCGTTCGTGGCGAGCCTGGCGGACCGCGCCGACGAGACGGCGCGCCTCGGCGACGTCGTCGCCGCCAGCACGCACTACCTCGAGTCGTGGGGCGACCACGAGCCGCGGCAGGGCGTTCTCTCCCTGATGCAGCCCGCGATCGCGCCCCTCTACGACGTCCGCTCCTTCCAGGACTCGCTCTTATCCTGGGCGCGCTACCTGGGACGGGGGCCGCTGGCCGAGACGGCCGGCACCTATCACGAGTATCTGCGCGAGCGCTGGCGCACCCAGGTCTATCCCGGGACGGGCGCCGCGGCTCCCTTCGATCTCTTCTGGGAGGGCGCGCTCCGCACCGGCGTGCTCGCGCGCGAAGAGAACGCCGATCGCGCCGCCGCGGGGCGCTCGCCGCGCGCCGGCGGCCTCGGCGGCTCGCTCCCCGTGGCGGCGACGCCGGAGAACGGCGCGCTCACGCTGGTGCTCTATCCCTCGGCCACGCTGGGCGACGGACGGAGCGCCAACAACGCGTGGCTCCAGGAGCTGCCCGATCCGGTCTCCAAGATCTGCTGGGACAACTTCGCGGCGATCTCCCCGCACCGCGCCCGCCAGCTCGGCGTGCGCGACTACGAGATGAAGGCGGACGTGGTCACCCTGGACGTGGGGCACGCGCGGATCGACCTGCCGGTGCACGTGCAGCCGGGCCTCCACGACGACGTCGTCGCCGTCATGCTCGGATACGGCCGCACCGGCGCGGGCACGGTCGGAGACCGGGTGGGGCAGAACGCGTTCGCCCTGGCCGAGGCGACGGGCGGCCGCGTGGGGCTCGCGGGGATCCCGGTGCGCGTTTCGTCCACCGGCAAGACCATGCCGATCGCCTGCGTCCAGGGGCACCAGTACACCGAAGGCCGCCCGATCATCTACGAGACGACCCTGTCCGAGTATCAGCGCGACCCGGCGTCGGGCAACGAGGGGGGCGAGCTGCTCCCCTCGATGTGGTCCCGGCACAAGTATCCGGGCCACAAGTGGGGCATGGCGATCGACATGAACGCCTGCACCGGCTGCAGCGCCTGCATGATCGCCTGCATGGTCGAGAACAACGTCCCGGCCGTGGGGAAGAGCGTCGTGCTGAAGGGCCGCGAGATGCACTGGCTCCGCATCGACCGGTACTACTCGGGACCGGCGGAGGATCCGGAGACGGTCTACCAGCCGATGCTCTGCCAGCAGTGTGAGAACGCCCCCTGCGAGACGGTCTGCCCCGTGCTGGCCACCGTGCATTCCAGCGAGGGTCTGAACCTCCAGGTCTACAACCGGTGCGTTGGCACGCGGTACTGCTCGAACAACTGCCCCTACAAGGTGCGCCGGTTCAACTGGTTCGACTACACCGACAAGCCGAAGTCGCTCCGGCTGGCGCTCAACCCCGACGTCACGGTGCGCACCAAGGGGATCATGGAGAAGTGCACGTTCTGCATCCAGCGAATCCGCGACGCGCGGGAACGCTCGAAAGTCCTGGGCACTCCGATCCAGGAGGGGGACATCGTGACGGCGTGCCAGCAGACCTGCCCGACCAACGCGATCACCTTCGGCGACCAGAACGACCCGAAGAGCCGCGTGGCCGACATGGCCCGCAACAAGCGGAGCTATCACGTCCTCGCGGACCTGAACACGCTCCCCTCGATCGCCTACATGACCAAGGTCCGCAACCGCGAGGAGGAGTCGGCGTGA
- the menD gene encoding 2-succinyl-5-enolpyruvyl-6-hydroxy-3-cyclohexene-1-carboxylic-acid synthase: MRGVEKDPLDAAARASGTSAADPDGTGALNLRWAEAFAHALAEAGVTDAVIAPGSRSAPLAVALHTAPLRTHVALDERAGAFFALGLAKASRRPAAVLCTSGTAAANFHPAILEARHARVPLIALTADRPPELRDAGSPQTVDQIKLYGDAVLWFCEVGVPEAGADPQRYAASLGARAAAAAWGPPAGPVHLNFAFREPLLPAEGEANARARAASSLAPEGRPDARDHEGPLPSARAIERCARLLRARRRGLIVCGPDDDGAETAGAVLALAEATGYPILADPLSGIRYGDADPARVLGAYDAFLRAPSFAAGEAPEAFVHFGAAPTSKALARYADRFPAAARIAVDPAGAFRDPSRRTREVFRSAAAPFARALADALVRVAEPLASWGSRFLAADRAAAGALAQGLARDGDAITEAGLFPALVSTLPRGSLLVAGNSMPVRDLDAFVPEAGAARAFRALGNRGVNGIDGVLSTALGASAASGAPALVVLGDLSFHHDLNGLAALREGRARAVIVVVNNDGGGIFSMLPVAEHADVFERYFGTPHGLGFEHAAALYGVSYARPAGLAALAARAGEALRAGENLILEVRSERNEGAAHRRALLAEAVRAVEAAS; encoded by the coding sequence ATGCGGGGCGTTGAGAAGGACCCCCTCGACGCCGCCGCCCGCGCTTCCGGGACGAGCGCGGCCGACCCGGACGGAACCGGGGCGCTGAACCTTCGCTGGGCCGAAGCCTTCGCGCACGCCCTGGCCGAGGCGGGGGTGACCGATGCGGTCATCGCGCCGGGATCGCGCTCCGCGCCGCTCGCCGTCGCGCTCCACACGGCACCGCTCCGCACCCACGTCGCGCTGGACGAGCGCGCCGGCGCGTTCTTCGCGCTCGGCCTGGCCAAGGCCTCGCGGCGGCCGGCCGCGGTCCTCTGCACTTCGGGCACGGCGGCCGCCAACTTCCATCCGGCGATCCTCGAGGCGCGCCACGCGCGCGTGCCGCTGATCGCGCTGACGGCCGACCGGCCGCCGGAGCTGCGCGACGCGGGGTCGCCGCAGACCGTGGATCAGATCAAGCTCTACGGCGACGCCGTGCTCTGGTTCTGCGAGGTGGGAGTCCCGGAAGCGGGCGCCGACCCCCAGCGCTACGCCGCGTCGCTCGGCGCGCGCGCGGCCGCCGCCGCGTGGGGACCTCCCGCGGGACCCGTGCACCTCAACTTCGCCTTCCGCGAGCCGCTGCTTCCGGCAGAGGGTGAGGCGAACGCCCGGGCACGCGCGGCGTCGTCCCTCGCGCCCGAGGGGAGGCCGGATGCGCGGGACCACGAGGGGCCGCTTCCCTCGGCCCGCGCGATCGAGCGCTGCGCCCGGCTGCTCCGGGCGCGCCGGCGCGGGCTCATCGTCTGCGGCCCCGACGACGACGGCGCCGAAACCGCCGGCGCGGTGCTCGCGCTCGCGGAGGCCACCGGCTATCCGATCCTCGCCGATCCCCTCTCGGGGATCCGATACGGCGACGCCGATCCCGCGCGCGTCCTCGGCGCCTACGACGCCTTCCTGCGCGCGCCTTCGTTCGCGGCCGGCGAGGCCCCCGAGGCGTTCGTCCACTTCGGCGCGGCTCCCACGTCCAAGGCGCTCGCCCGCTACGCCGACCGCTTCCCCGCCGCCGCCCGGATCGCGGTCGATCCGGCGGGAGCGTTCCGTGATCCTTCGCGCCGGACGCGCGAGGTGTTCCGCTCCGCTGCCGCCCCGTTCGCGCGCGCGCTGGCCGACGCCCTGGTCCGCGTCGCCGAGCCGCTCGCCTCCTGGGGGTCCCGGTTCCTCGCGGCCGACCGCGCGGCGGCCGGGGCGCTCGCCCAGGGGCTCGCGCGGGACGGCGACGCGATCACCGAGGCCGGGCTCTTCCCCGCGCTCGTGTCCACGCTGCCCCGGGGCTCCCTGCTCGTCGCCGGAAACAGCATGCCGGTCCGGGACCTGGACGCCTTCGTTCCCGAAGCCGGCGCCGCGCGCGCGTTTCGCGCGCTCGGCAATCGCGGCGTGAACGGGATCGACGGGGTGCTCTCGACCGCGCTCGGGGCCAGCGCCGCCTCCGGCGCTCCCGCGCTCGTCGTGCTGGGCGATCTCTCCTTCCATCACGACCTGAACGGGCTGGCCGCGCTGCGCGAAGGACGCGCCCGGGCGGTGATCGTGGTCGTGAACAACGACGGCGGCGGCATCTTCTCCATGCTTCCGGTCGCGGAGCACGCCGACGTGTTCGAGCGTTACTTCGGCACGCCTCACGGCCTCGGCTTCGAGCACGCCGCCGCGCTCTACGGCGTCTCCTACGCGCGCCCGGCCGGCCTCGCGGCCTTGGCGGCGCGCGCGGGCGAGGCGCTTCGCGCGGGCGAGAACCTGATCCTCGAGGTCCGATCCGAGCGCAACGAGGGCGCCGCGCATCGACGAGCGCTCCTCGCCGAAGCGGTGCGCGCCGTGGAGGCGGCCTCGTGA
- a CDS encoding DUF3341 domain-containing protein: MFNLFGTPKPLHGVLALYDNPDTLLNAAAQVREHGFTKADAYTPYPVHGLSEALGIRKSWIPYVTLVMGLSGAILGLGFEIWTSAVDWPINVGGKPFVSLPAFIPITFECGVLLGGTMTLAALLVACGLPNFRDPILDRSLTDDRFAIFIADSGRGWNENRAVQILQASGAVDVRVIRA; encoded by the coding sequence ATGTTTAACCTGTTCGGAACGCCGAAGCCGCTGCACGGCGTGCTCGCGCTGTACGACAACCCGGACACGCTCCTGAACGCGGCGGCCCAGGTGCGGGAGCACGGCTTCACCAAGGCGGACGCCTACACGCCCTATCCGGTGCACGGCCTCTCCGAGGCGCTCGGCATCCGGAAGTCGTGGATCCCGTACGTGACGCTGGTGATGGGGCTGAGCGGGGCCATCCTGGGGCTCGGGTTCGAGATCTGGACCTCGGCCGTGGACTGGCCGATCAACGTGGGCGGAAAGCCGTTCGTCTCGCTTCCCGCGTTCATCCCGATCACGTTCGAGTGCGGCGTGCTCCTCGGCGGCACCATGACCCTGGCCGCGCTGCTCGTGGCCTGCGGGCTGCCCAACTTCCGCGACCCCATCCTGGACCGCTCCCTCACCGACGACCGGTTCGCGATCTTCATCGCCGACTCGGGACGGGGCTGGAACGAGAACCGAGCGGTCCAGATTCTCCAGGCGAGCGGCGCCGTGGACGTGCGGGTGATCCGTGCGTAG